The Acanthopagrus latus isolate v.2019 chromosome 6, fAcaLat1.1, whole genome shotgun sequence genome includes a region encoding these proteins:
- the slmapa gene encoding sarcolemma associated protein a isoform X11, translated as MPSALAVFACRPNSHPFQERHVYLDEPVKIGRSVARCRPAQNNATFDCKVLSRNHALVWFDHKTGKFYLQDTKSSNGTFINSQRLSRGSEESPPCEVLSGDIIQFGVDVTENTRKVTHGCIVSTIKLFLPDGMEARRRSDVIQTPLPLPVDKVAANTPSMYSQELFQLSQYLQEALHREQMLEQKLATLQRLLANTQEASESSWQALIDEDRLLSRLEVMGSQLQAYSKSQTEEGMRKELLALQEDKHNYETTAKESLRRVLQEKIEVVRKLSEVERSLSNTEDECTHLKEMSERGQEELRELANKYNAAVNEIKELTDKIKAAEGRQEELTQRGATEKRELELRIEEMEEKEQVLQARIEALQADNDFTNERLAALQAVKQLKETVSSSIHKLANFDEVMDAHLQNNQTAEDDILASPDRLKGNQMDAKESDMSDTLSPSKDRSSDDTSDGNMDDQELNEPQNRVALLKAELHRAGLEPGDTEQVIHHLHRELLEAQELANTGKQRCLELQALLEDERRNNSQQTEESTKQIQYLQTQLGKLQADMEALREQRESTICTTREELYSAQEEILVLRHAMEAATTEREREIAALQADLGGVRSELEHWRSTASKYEEEISRLQEAFTQQQKQHNSANQLQGELSECVTLQQRCVCLQQDCDALRAERTSLTDKLHRLETELSSTREQSQVLSSSLESLEKREEVLQDKLGSLENQHLQDASRLKTQLDQAQAHTHTLQREYEDTQSQLLDLRQRYERTEKEKLNIHQELEQCRSSLKLLQDKTSSSGWSPWMPVIAVMVAVTAAVLYPNLSKSSST; from the exons ttctACCTGCAGGACACTAAAAGCAGCAACGGGACGTTCATCAACAGCCAGAGGTTGAGTCGTGGCTCAGAGGAGAGTCCGCCCTGCGAGGTTCTCTCCGGCGACATCATTCAGTTTGGCGTCGACGTCACTGAGAACACCCGCAAAG TCACTCATGGCTGCATTGTGTCAACAATCAAACTCTTCCTACCTGATGGGATGGAGGCACGCCGACGAAGCGA TGTCATCCAGACTCCGTTACCACTACCTGTAGACAAG GTTGCAGCCAACACTCCCAGTATGTATTCTCAGGAACTGTTCCAGCTCTCCCAGTATCTACAG gaGGCCTTACACAGAGAGCAGATGTTGGAGCAGAAGCTCGCCACTCTGCAGCGTCTGTTAGCCAACACTCAGGAGGCCTCAGAGAGCAGCTGGCAG GCTCTGATTGATGAAGACCGTCTGCTCTCCAGACTGGAGGTGATGGGCAGTCAGCTACAGGCTTACTCCAAG TCCCAGACAGAGGAAGGGATGCGTAAGGAGCTCCTGGCTCTTCAGGAGGACAAACACAACTATGAGACGACGGCGAAAGAGTCTCTGAGGAGAGTCCTGCAGGAGAAGATCGAGGTGGTCAGGAAGCTGTCAGAGGTGGAG CGCTCGCTCAGTAACACAGAGGATGAGTGCACACACTTGAAGGAGATGTCTGAGAGAggccaggaggagctgagggagctcGCCAACAAGTACAACGCTGCCGTCAATGAAATCAAAGAGCTCACTGACAAGATTAAG GCGGCTGAGGGCCGACAGGAGGAGCTGACCCAGCGGGGGGCGACGGAGAAGAGGGAGTTGGAGCTGCGGAtcgaggagatggaggagaaggagcaggttCTCCAGGCTCGCATCGAAGCTCTGCAGGCCGACAACGACTTCACCAACGAGAGGCTCGCCGCCCTCCAGG ccgtcaaacagctgaaggagacTGTAAGCTCTTCAATCCACAAACTGGCCAACTTTGATG aAGTGATGGACGCCCACCTACAGAACAACCAGACGGCAGAGGACGACATCCTGGCCAGTCCCGATCGACTCAAAG GGAATCAGATGGATGCCAAAGAGTCAGACATGTCAGACACTCTCAGTCCCAGCAAAGACCGCAGCAGTGACGACACATCAG aCGGCAACATGGACGACCAAGAGTTAAATGAACCACAGAACAGAGTAGCTCTGCTTAAAG cggaGTTGCATCGGGCCGGTCTAGAGCCTGGAGACACGGAGCAGGTCATCCACCATCTCCACAGAGAGCTTCTGGAGGCCCAGGAATTAGCCAACACTGGCAAGCAGAGATGTCTAGAGTTACAAG ctcTGCTGGAGGACGAAAGGAGGAATAACTCTCAGCAGACTGAAGAGTCGACCAAACAGATCCAGTACCTGCAGA CTCAGCTCGGGAAGCTGCAGGCTGACATGGAGGCActgagggagcagagggagagcaCCATCTGCACCACCAGAGAGGAGCTCTACTCCGCCCAGGAGGAG ATTCTTGTCCTGCGGCACGCCATGGAGGCAGCCACGACGGAGCGGGAGCGGGAGATCGCTGCCCTGCAGGCCGACCTGGGCGGCGTGCGATCTGAGCTGGAGCACTGGAGGAGCACGGCCTCCAAATACGAGGAGGAGATCAGCCGGCTGCAGGAGGccttcacacagcagcaaaagcAGCACAACAGCGCCAACCAGCTGCAGGGtgagctgt cgGAGTGTGTTACGTTgcagcagcggtgtgtgtgtttgcagcaggaCTGTGACGCCCTGAGAGCTGAACGGACATCTCTGACGGACAAACTGCACCGTCTGGAGACAGAGCTgagcag caccAGGGAGCAGAGTCAGGTCCTCAGCAGCAGTCTGGAGTCTctggagaagagggaggaggttCTGCAGGACAAACTGGGTTCTCTGGAGAATCAACACCTGCAGGACGCAAGCAGGCTGAAGACCCAGCTGGACCAGGCccaggcccacacacacacactgcagagagag TATGAAGACACGCAGTCTCAGCTGCTGGACCTCCGTCAGCGCTACGagaggacagagaaggagaagctgaACATCCACCAGGAGCTGGAGCAGTGCAGGAGCagcctgaagctgctgcaggacaagACCAGCTCC AGCGGCTGGAGCCCCTGGATGCCGGTCATCGCAGTGATGGTCGCCGTGACGGCAGCCGTCCTCTACCCCAACCTCTCCAAGAGCAGCTCCACctag
- the slmapa gene encoding sarcolemma associated protein a isoform X5, translated as MPSALAVFACRPNSHPFQERHVYLDEPVKIGRSVARCRPAQNNATFDCKVLSRNHALVWFDHKTGKFYLQDTKSSNGTFINSQRLSRGSEESPPCEVLSGDIIQFGVDVTENTRKVTHGCIVSTIKLFLPDGMEARRRSDVIQTPLPLPVDKVAANTPSMYSQELFQLSQYLQEALHREQMLEQKLATLQRLLANTQEASESSWQALIDEDRLLSRLEVMGSQLQAYSKSQTEEGMRKELLALQEDKHNYETTAKESLRRVLQEKIEVVRKLSEVERSLSNTEDECTHLKEMSERGQEELRELANKYNAAVNEIKELTDKIKAAEGRQEELTQRGATEKRELELRIEEMEEKEQVLQARIEALQADNDFTNERLAALQDDDIVSHGPVEEPIEDKQSQQTPESQEEEEDEEDTDTDDGAVGEDEDIHDNCHVNNSGGDSTRIQQLIECPPVKQLKETVSSSIHKLANFDEVMDAHLQNNQTAEDDILASPDRLKGNQMDAKESDMSDTLSPSKDRSSDDTSDGNMDDQELNEPQNRVALLKAELHRAGLEPGDTEQVIHHLHRELLEAQELANTGKQRCLELQALLEDERRNNSQQTEESTKQIQYLQTQLGKLQADMEALREQRESTICTTREELYSAQEEILVLRHAMEAATTEREREIAALQADLGGVRSELEHWRSTASKYEEEISRLQEAFTQQQKQHNSANQLQGELSECVTLQQRCVCLQQDCDALRAERTSLTDKLHRLETELSSTREQSQVLSSSLESLEKREEVLQDKLGSLENQHLQDASRLKTQLDQAQAHTHTLQREYEDTQSQLLDLRQRYERTEKEKLNIHQELEQCRSSLKLLQDKTSSSGWSPWMPVIAVMVAVTAAVLYPNLSKSSST; from the exons ttctACCTGCAGGACACTAAAAGCAGCAACGGGACGTTCATCAACAGCCAGAGGTTGAGTCGTGGCTCAGAGGAGAGTCCGCCCTGCGAGGTTCTCTCCGGCGACATCATTCAGTTTGGCGTCGACGTCACTGAGAACACCCGCAAAG TCACTCATGGCTGCATTGTGTCAACAATCAAACTCTTCCTACCTGATGGGATGGAGGCACGCCGACGAAGCGA TGTCATCCAGACTCCGTTACCACTACCTGTAGACAAG GTTGCAGCCAACACTCCCAGTATGTATTCTCAGGAACTGTTCCAGCTCTCCCAGTATCTACAG gaGGCCTTACACAGAGAGCAGATGTTGGAGCAGAAGCTCGCCACTCTGCAGCGTCTGTTAGCCAACACTCAGGAGGCCTCAGAGAGCAGCTGGCAG GCTCTGATTGATGAAGACCGTCTGCTCTCCAGACTGGAGGTGATGGGCAGTCAGCTACAGGCTTACTCCAAG TCCCAGACAGAGGAAGGGATGCGTAAGGAGCTCCTGGCTCTTCAGGAGGACAAACACAACTATGAGACGACGGCGAAAGAGTCTCTGAGGAGAGTCCTGCAGGAGAAGATCGAGGTGGTCAGGAAGCTGTCAGAGGTGGAG CGCTCGCTCAGTAACACAGAGGATGAGTGCACACACTTGAAGGAGATGTCTGAGAGAggccaggaggagctgagggagctcGCCAACAAGTACAACGCTGCCGTCAATGAAATCAAAGAGCTCACTGACAAGATTAAG GCGGCTGAGGGCCGACAGGAGGAGCTGACCCAGCGGGGGGCGACGGAGAAGAGGGAGTTGGAGCTGCGGAtcgaggagatggaggagaaggagcaggttCTCCAGGCTCGCATCGAAGCTCTGCAGGCCGACAACGACTTCACCAACGAGAGGCTCGCCGCCCTCCAGG ATGACGACATTGTCTCCCATGGACCAGTAGAGGAGCCTATCGAGGACAAACAGAGCCAGCAGACACCTGAGagccaggaggaagaggaggatgaggaggatacAGACACAGATGATGGTGCAGTTGGAGAAGATGAAGACATTCATG ACAACTGTCACGTTAACAACAGTGGAGGAGACTCGACTAGAATCCAACAGTTGATTGAGTGTCCGC ccgtcaaacagctgaaggagacTGTAAGCTCTTCAATCCACAAACTGGCCAACTTTGATG aAGTGATGGACGCCCACCTACAGAACAACCAGACGGCAGAGGACGACATCCTGGCCAGTCCCGATCGACTCAAAG GGAATCAGATGGATGCCAAAGAGTCAGACATGTCAGACACTCTCAGTCCCAGCAAAGACCGCAGCAGTGACGACACATCAG aCGGCAACATGGACGACCAAGAGTTAAATGAACCACAGAACAGAGTAGCTCTGCTTAAAG cggaGTTGCATCGGGCCGGTCTAGAGCCTGGAGACACGGAGCAGGTCATCCACCATCTCCACAGAGAGCTTCTGGAGGCCCAGGAATTAGCCAACACTGGCAAGCAGAGATGTCTAGAGTTACAAG ctcTGCTGGAGGACGAAAGGAGGAATAACTCTCAGCAGACTGAAGAGTCGACCAAACAGATCCAGTACCTGCAGA CTCAGCTCGGGAAGCTGCAGGCTGACATGGAGGCActgagggagcagagggagagcaCCATCTGCACCACCAGAGAGGAGCTCTACTCCGCCCAGGAGGAG ATTCTTGTCCTGCGGCACGCCATGGAGGCAGCCACGACGGAGCGGGAGCGGGAGATCGCTGCCCTGCAGGCCGACCTGGGCGGCGTGCGATCTGAGCTGGAGCACTGGAGGAGCACGGCCTCCAAATACGAGGAGGAGATCAGCCGGCTGCAGGAGGccttcacacagcagcaaaagcAGCACAACAGCGCCAACCAGCTGCAGGGtgagctgt cgGAGTGTGTTACGTTgcagcagcggtgtgtgtgtttgcagcaggaCTGTGACGCCCTGAGAGCTGAACGGACATCTCTGACGGACAAACTGCACCGTCTGGAGACAGAGCTgagcag caccAGGGAGCAGAGTCAGGTCCTCAGCAGCAGTCTGGAGTCTctggagaagagggaggaggttCTGCAGGACAAACTGGGTTCTCTGGAGAATCAACACCTGCAGGACGCAAGCAGGCTGAAGACCCAGCTGGACCAGGCccaggcccacacacacacactgcagagagag TATGAAGACACGCAGTCTCAGCTGCTGGACCTCCGTCAGCGCTACGagaggacagagaaggagaagctgaACATCCACCAGGAGCTGGAGCAGTGCAGGAGCagcctgaagctgctgcaggacaagACCAGCTCC AGCGGCTGGAGCCCCTGGATGCCGGTCATCGCAGTGATGGTCGCCGTGACGGCAGCCGTCCTCTACCCCAACCTCTCCAAGAGCAGCTCCACctag
- the slmapa gene encoding sarcolemma associated protein a isoform X6: MPSALAVFACRPNSHPFQERHVYLDEPVKIGRSVARCRPAQNNATFDCKVLSRNHALVWFDHKTGKFYLQDTKSSNGTFINSQRLSRGSEESPPCEVLSGDIIQFGVDVTENTRKVTHGCIVSTIKLFLPDGMEARRRSDVIQTPLPLPVDKVAANTPSMYSQELFQLSQYLQEALHREQMLEQKLATLQRLLANTQEASESSWQALIDEDRLLSRLEVMGSQLQAYSKSQTEEGMRKELLALQEDKHNYETTAKESLRRVLQEKIEVVRKLSEVERSLSNTEDECTHLKEMSERGQEELRELANKYNAAVNEIKELTDKIKAAEGRQEELTQRGATEKRELELRIEEMEEKEQVLQARIEALQADNDFTNERLAALQVRLEQLQEKSTKENNSLDDDIVSHGPVEEPIEDKQSQQTPESQEEEEDEEDTDTDDGAVGEDEDIHAVKQLKETVSSSIHKLANFDEVMDAHLQNNQTAEDDILASPDRLKGNQMDAKESDMSDTLSPSKDRSSDDTSDGNMDDQELNEPQNRVALLKAELHRAGLEPGDTEQVIHHLHRELLEAQELANTGKQRCLELQALLEDERRNNSQQTEESTKQIQYLQTQLGKLQADMEALREQRESTICTTREELYSAQEEILVLRHAMEAATTEREREIAALQADLGGVRSELEHWRSTASKYEEEISRLQEAFTQQQKQHNSANQLQGELSECVTLQQRCVCLQQDCDALRAERTSLTDKLHRLETELSSTREQSQVLSSSLESLEKREEVLQDKLGSLENQHLQDASRLKTQLDQAQAHTHTLQREYEDTQSQLLDLRQRYERTEKEKLNIHQELEQCRSSLKLLQDKTSSSGWSPWMPVIAVMVAVTAAVLYPNLSKSSST; this comes from the exons ttctACCTGCAGGACACTAAAAGCAGCAACGGGACGTTCATCAACAGCCAGAGGTTGAGTCGTGGCTCAGAGGAGAGTCCGCCCTGCGAGGTTCTCTCCGGCGACATCATTCAGTTTGGCGTCGACGTCACTGAGAACACCCGCAAAG TCACTCATGGCTGCATTGTGTCAACAATCAAACTCTTCCTACCTGATGGGATGGAGGCACGCCGACGAAGCGA TGTCATCCAGACTCCGTTACCACTACCTGTAGACAAG GTTGCAGCCAACACTCCCAGTATGTATTCTCAGGAACTGTTCCAGCTCTCCCAGTATCTACAG gaGGCCTTACACAGAGAGCAGATGTTGGAGCAGAAGCTCGCCACTCTGCAGCGTCTGTTAGCCAACACTCAGGAGGCCTCAGAGAGCAGCTGGCAG GCTCTGATTGATGAAGACCGTCTGCTCTCCAGACTGGAGGTGATGGGCAGTCAGCTACAGGCTTACTCCAAG TCCCAGACAGAGGAAGGGATGCGTAAGGAGCTCCTGGCTCTTCAGGAGGACAAACACAACTATGAGACGACGGCGAAAGAGTCTCTGAGGAGAGTCCTGCAGGAGAAGATCGAGGTGGTCAGGAAGCTGTCAGAGGTGGAG CGCTCGCTCAGTAACACAGAGGATGAGTGCACACACTTGAAGGAGATGTCTGAGAGAggccaggaggagctgagggagctcGCCAACAAGTACAACGCTGCCGTCAATGAAATCAAAGAGCTCACTGACAAGATTAAG GCGGCTGAGGGCCGACAGGAGGAGCTGACCCAGCGGGGGGCGACGGAGAAGAGGGAGTTGGAGCTGCGGAtcgaggagatggaggagaaggagcaggttCTCCAGGCTCGCATCGAAGCTCTGCAGGCCGACAACGACTTCACCAACGAGAGGCTCGCCGCCCTCCAGG tgcGGTTAGAACAGCTACAAGAGAAAAGTACTAAAGAGAACAACAGTCTTG ATGACGACATTGTCTCCCATGGACCAGTAGAGGAGCCTATCGAGGACAAACAGAGCCAGCAGACACCTGAGagccaggaggaagaggaggatgaggaggatacAGACACAGATGATGGTGCAGTTGGAGAAGATGAAGACATTCATG ccgtcaaacagctgaaggagacTGTAAGCTCTTCAATCCACAAACTGGCCAACTTTGATG aAGTGATGGACGCCCACCTACAGAACAACCAGACGGCAGAGGACGACATCCTGGCCAGTCCCGATCGACTCAAAG GGAATCAGATGGATGCCAAAGAGTCAGACATGTCAGACACTCTCAGTCCCAGCAAAGACCGCAGCAGTGACGACACATCAG aCGGCAACATGGACGACCAAGAGTTAAATGAACCACAGAACAGAGTAGCTCTGCTTAAAG cggaGTTGCATCGGGCCGGTCTAGAGCCTGGAGACACGGAGCAGGTCATCCACCATCTCCACAGAGAGCTTCTGGAGGCCCAGGAATTAGCCAACACTGGCAAGCAGAGATGTCTAGAGTTACAAG ctcTGCTGGAGGACGAAAGGAGGAATAACTCTCAGCAGACTGAAGAGTCGACCAAACAGATCCAGTACCTGCAGA CTCAGCTCGGGAAGCTGCAGGCTGACATGGAGGCActgagggagcagagggagagcaCCATCTGCACCACCAGAGAGGAGCTCTACTCCGCCCAGGAGGAG ATTCTTGTCCTGCGGCACGCCATGGAGGCAGCCACGACGGAGCGGGAGCGGGAGATCGCTGCCCTGCAGGCCGACCTGGGCGGCGTGCGATCTGAGCTGGAGCACTGGAGGAGCACGGCCTCCAAATACGAGGAGGAGATCAGCCGGCTGCAGGAGGccttcacacagcagcaaaagcAGCACAACAGCGCCAACCAGCTGCAGGGtgagctgt cgGAGTGTGTTACGTTgcagcagcggtgtgtgtgtttgcagcaggaCTGTGACGCCCTGAGAGCTGAACGGACATCTCTGACGGACAAACTGCACCGTCTGGAGACAGAGCTgagcag caccAGGGAGCAGAGTCAGGTCCTCAGCAGCAGTCTGGAGTCTctggagaagagggaggaggttCTGCAGGACAAACTGGGTTCTCTGGAGAATCAACACCTGCAGGACGCAAGCAGGCTGAAGACCCAGCTGGACCAGGCccaggcccacacacacacactgcagagagag TATGAAGACACGCAGTCTCAGCTGCTGGACCTCCGTCAGCGCTACGagaggacagagaaggagaagctgaACATCCACCAGGAGCTGGAGCAGTGCAGGAGCagcctgaagctgctgcaggacaagACCAGCTCC AGCGGCTGGAGCCCCTGGATGCCGGTCATCGCAGTGATGGTCGCCGTGACGGCAGCCGTCCTCTACCCCAACCTCTCCAAGAGCAGCTCCACctag
- the slmapa gene encoding sarcolemma associated protein a isoform X1 produces the protein MPSALAVFACRPNSHPFQERHVYLDEPVKIGRSVARCRPAQNNATFDCKVLSRNHALVWFDHKTGKFYLQDTKSSNGTFINSQRLSRGSEESPPCEVLSGDIIQFGVDVTENTRKVTHGCIVSTIKLFLPDGMEARRRSDVIQTPLPLPVDKVAANTPSMYSQELFQLSQYLQEALHREQMLEQKLATLQRLLANTQEASESSWQALIDEDRLLSRLEVMGSQLQAYSKSQTEEGMRKELLALQEDKHNYETTAKESLRRVLQEKIEVVRKLSEVERSLSNTEDECTHLKEMSERGQEELRELANKYNAAVNEIKELTDKIKAAEGRQEELTQRGATEKRELELRIEEMEEKEQVLQARIEALQADNDFTNERLAALQVRLEQLQEKSTKENNSLDDDIVSHGPVEEPIEDKQSQQTPESQEEEEDEEDTDTDDGAVGEDEDIHDNCHVNNSGGDSTRIQQLIECPPVKQLKETVSSSIHKLANFDEVMDAHLQNNQTAEDDILASPDRLKGNQMDAKESDMSDTLSPSKDRSSDDTSDGNMDDQELNEPQNRVALLKAELHRAGLEPGDTEQVIHHLHRELLEAQELANTGKQRCLELQALLEDERRNNSQQTEESTKQIQYLQTQLGKLQADMEALREQRESTICTTREELYSAQEEILVLRHAMEAATTEREREIAALQADLGGVRSELEHWRSTASKYEEEISRLQEAFTQQQKQHNSANQLQGELSECVTLQQRCVCLQQDCDALRAERTSLTDKLHRLETELSSTREQSQVLSSSLESLEKREEVLQDKLGSLENQHLQDASRLKTQLDQAQAHTHTLQREYEDTQSQLLDLRQRYERTEKEKLNIHQELEQCRSSLKLLQDKTSSSGWSPWMPVIAVMVAVTAAVLYPNLSKSSST, from the exons ttctACCTGCAGGACACTAAAAGCAGCAACGGGACGTTCATCAACAGCCAGAGGTTGAGTCGTGGCTCAGAGGAGAGTCCGCCCTGCGAGGTTCTCTCCGGCGACATCATTCAGTTTGGCGTCGACGTCACTGAGAACACCCGCAAAG TCACTCATGGCTGCATTGTGTCAACAATCAAACTCTTCCTACCTGATGGGATGGAGGCACGCCGACGAAGCGA TGTCATCCAGACTCCGTTACCACTACCTGTAGACAAG GTTGCAGCCAACACTCCCAGTATGTATTCTCAGGAACTGTTCCAGCTCTCCCAGTATCTACAG gaGGCCTTACACAGAGAGCAGATGTTGGAGCAGAAGCTCGCCACTCTGCAGCGTCTGTTAGCCAACACTCAGGAGGCCTCAGAGAGCAGCTGGCAG GCTCTGATTGATGAAGACCGTCTGCTCTCCAGACTGGAGGTGATGGGCAGTCAGCTACAGGCTTACTCCAAG TCCCAGACAGAGGAAGGGATGCGTAAGGAGCTCCTGGCTCTTCAGGAGGACAAACACAACTATGAGACGACGGCGAAAGAGTCTCTGAGGAGAGTCCTGCAGGAGAAGATCGAGGTGGTCAGGAAGCTGTCAGAGGTGGAG CGCTCGCTCAGTAACACAGAGGATGAGTGCACACACTTGAAGGAGATGTCTGAGAGAggccaggaggagctgagggagctcGCCAACAAGTACAACGCTGCCGTCAATGAAATCAAAGAGCTCACTGACAAGATTAAG GCGGCTGAGGGCCGACAGGAGGAGCTGACCCAGCGGGGGGCGACGGAGAAGAGGGAGTTGGAGCTGCGGAtcgaggagatggaggagaaggagcaggttCTCCAGGCTCGCATCGAAGCTCTGCAGGCCGACAACGACTTCACCAACGAGAGGCTCGCCGCCCTCCAGG tgcGGTTAGAACAGCTACAAGAGAAAAGTACTAAAGAGAACAACAGTCTTG ATGACGACATTGTCTCCCATGGACCAGTAGAGGAGCCTATCGAGGACAAACAGAGCCAGCAGACACCTGAGagccaggaggaagaggaggatgaggaggatacAGACACAGATGATGGTGCAGTTGGAGAAGATGAAGACATTCATG ACAACTGTCACGTTAACAACAGTGGAGGAGACTCGACTAGAATCCAACAGTTGATTGAGTGTCCGC ccgtcaaacagctgaaggagacTGTAAGCTCTTCAATCCACAAACTGGCCAACTTTGATG aAGTGATGGACGCCCACCTACAGAACAACCAGACGGCAGAGGACGACATCCTGGCCAGTCCCGATCGACTCAAAG GGAATCAGATGGATGCCAAAGAGTCAGACATGTCAGACACTCTCAGTCCCAGCAAAGACCGCAGCAGTGACGACACATCAG aCGGCAACATGGACGACCAAGAGTTAAATGAACCACAGAACAGAGTAGCTCTGCTTAAAG cggaGTTGCATCGGGCCGGTCTAGAGCCTGGAGACACGGAGCAGGTCATCCACCATCTCCACAGAGAGCTTCTGGAGGCCCAGGAATTAGCCAACACTGGCAAGCAGAGATGTCTAGAGTTACAAG ctcTGCTGGAGGACGAAAGGAGGAATAACTCTCAGCAGACTGAAGAGTCGACCAAACAGATCCAGTACCTGCAGA CTCAGCTCGGGAAGCTGCAGGCTGACATGGAGGCActgagggagcagagggagagcaCCATCTGCACCACCAGAGAGGAGCTCTACTCCGCCCAGGAGGAG ATTCTTGTCCTGCGGCACGCCATGGAGGCAGCCACGACGGAGCGGGAGCGGGAGATCGCTGCCCTGCAGGCCGACCTGGGCGGCGTGCGATCTGAGCTGGAGCACTGGAGGAGCACGGCCTCCAAATACGAGGAGGAGATCAGCCGGCTGCAGGAGGccttcacacagcagcaaaagcAGCACAACAGCGCCAACCAGCTGCAGGGtgagctgt cgGAGTGTGTTACGTTgcagcagcggtgtgtgtgtttgcagcaggaCTGTGACGCCCTGAGAGCTGAACGGACATCTCTGACGGACAAACTGCACCGTCTGGAGACAGAGCTgagcag caccAGGGAGCAGAGTCAGGTCCTCAGCAGCAGTCTGGAGTCTctggagaagagggaggaggttCTGCAGGACAAACTGGGTTCTCTGGAGAATCAACACCTGCAGGACGCAAGCAGGCTGAAGACCCAGCTGGACCAGGCccaggcccacacacacacactgcagagagag TATGAAGACACGCAGTCTCAGCTGCTGGACCTCCGTCAGCGCTACGagaggacagagaaggagaagctgaACATCCACCAGGAGCTGGAGCAGTGCAGGAGCagcctgaagctgctgcaggacaagACCAGCTCC AGCGGCTGGAGCCCCTGGATGCCGGTCATCGCAGTGATGGTCGCCGTGACGGCAGCCGTCCTCTACCCCAACCTCTCCAAGAGCAGCTCCACctag